The Triticum dicoccoides isolate Atlit2015 ecotype Zavitan chromosome 6A, WEW_v2.0, whole genome shotgun sequence genome has a window encoding:
- the LOC119317653 gene encoding fatty acid desaturase DES2-like, whose protein sequence is MGAGGRMTEKEREKQEQLGRANGGAAYQRSPTDKPPFTLGQIKKAIPPHCFQRSIIKSFSYVVHDLVIVAALLYAALVWIPTLPSVLQLGAWPLYWVVQGCVMTGVWVIAHECGHHAFSDYSLLDDTVGLVLHSWLLVPYFSWKYSHRRHHSNTGSLERDEVFVPKQKEALAWYTPYIYNNPVGRLVHIVVQLTLGWPLYLALNASGRPYPRFACHFDPYGPIYNDRERAQIFISDVGVLAVSLALLKLVSSFGFWWVVRVYGVPLLIVNAWLVLITYLQHTHPALPHYDSTEWDWLRGALATMDRDYGILNRVFHNITDTHVAHHLFSTMPHYHAMEATKAIKPILGEYYQFDPTPVAKATWREAKECIYVEPEDRKGVFWYSNKF, encoded by the coding sequence atgggtgccggcggcaggatgACGGAGAAGGAGCGGGAGAAGCAGGAGCAGCTCGGCCGCGCCAACGGCGGGGCAGCCTACCAGCGCTCGCCGACGGACAAGCCGCCGTTCACGCTGGGTCAGATCAAGAAGGCAATCCCGCCTCACTGCTTCCAGCGCTCCATCATCAAGTCCTTCTCCTACGTGGTCCATGACCTGGTCATCGTCGCGGCCCTGCTGTACGCGGCGCTGGTCTGGATCCCCACCCTCCCGAGCGTGCTGCAGCTGGGCGCCTGGCCGCTCTACTGGGTCGTGCAGGGCTGCGTCATGACCGGCGTCTGGGTCATCGCGCACGAGTGCGGCCATCACGCCTTCTCCGACTACTCGCTGCTCGATGACACCGTCGGCCTGGTGCTCCACTCGTGGCTGCTCGTCCCCTACTTCTCGTGGAAGTACAGCCACCGTCGCCACCACTCTAACACCGGGTCGCTGGAGCGCGATGAGGTGTTCGTCCCCAAGCAGAAGGAGGCGCTGGCGTGGTACACCCCTTACATCTACAACAACCCCGTCGGCCGTCTGGTGCACATCGTCGTGCAGCTCACCCTCGGGTGGCCGCTGTACCTGGCGCTCAACGCCTCAGGCCGCCCGTACCCGCGGTTCGCCTGCCACTTCGACCCCTACGGCCCGATCTACAACGACCGGGAGCGAGCCCAGATTTTCATCTCAGACGTCGGAGTGCTGGCCGTGTCATTGGCTCTGCTGAAGCTCGTGTCGTCGTTCGGGTTCTGGTGGGTGGTGCGGGTCTACGGCGTGCCGCTGCTGATCGTGAACGCTTGGCTGGTCCTGATCACCTACCTGCAGCACACCCACCCGGCGCTGCCGCACTACGACTCGACGGAGTGGGACTGGCTGCGGGGGGCGCTGGCCACCATGGACCGCGACTACGGCATCCTCAACCGCGTGTTCCACAACATCACGGACACGCACGTGGCGCACCACCTATTCTCCACCATGCCGCActaccacgccatggaggccaccaAGGCGATCAAGCCCATCCTCGGCGAGTACTACCAGTTCGACCCCACCCCCGTCGCCAAGGCCACATGGCGCGAGGCCAAGGAGTGCATCTACGTCGAGCCCGAGGACCGCAAGGGGGTCTTCTGGTACAGCAACAAGTTCTAG